In one Mesorhizobium australicum genomic region, the following are encoded:
- a CDS encoding TMEM175 family protein, translated as MVDHLMSKHRLDALVDAVIAITMTLLVLELRLPEDTTGDLFAAIGELTPKIISWVVSFLLLAQFWRGQMQATKGLESMNLSLFHIMIAWLLLTSVIPFTSSLIGEHNENPQSHVIYAVNLIAVETVVILRNLYLKRHAALFDNADTSKAKLDMSSAISVIVAACASVAFAYLVDPEYASLAYVLMLPINRLVERLGLD; from the coding sequence ATGGTCGATCATCTCATGTCGAAGCATCGGCTCGACGCACTCGTCGATGCCGTCATCGCGATCACTATGACGCTGCTTGTGCTCGAGCTCAGGTTGCCGGAGGACACGACCGGGGATCTGTTTGCGGCTATCGGCGAGCTAACGCCAAAGATCATCTCCTGGGTCGTAAGTTTCCTGCTGCTCGCACAATTCTGGCGAGGCCAGATGCAGGCCACCAAGGGCCTGGAATCGATGAACTTAAGCCTGTTCCACATCATGATCGCATGGCTGCTCCTGACCAGCGTGATTCCCTTTACCTCGTCGCTGATCGGCGAGCACAACGAGAATCCGCAGTCGCATGTCATCTATGCGGTGAACCTGATCGCGGTGGAGACGGTCGTGATCCTGCGCAATCTTTACCTTAAGCGGCATGCCGCCCTGTTCGACAATGCCGACACCAGCAAAGCCAAGCTGGACATGTCGAGCGCCATTTCCGTGATAGTCGCCGCATGCGCGAGCGTCGCCTTCGCCTATCTCGTTGACCCCGAATACGCTTCGCTGGCCT
- the ehuD gene encoding ectoine/hydroxyectoine ABC transporter permease subunit EhuD, with amino-acid sequence MGFDLAFAVSSLPRILSAAGTTLGVALVSCVGAAAIGFFFEMVRRAGGIAGIAIGFVIDFIRSTPVLAWLYFLYFVLPFYGVRLGSMTVGILGLSLYYSGYLAEVFKAGIDAIPKGQQEAARALSLGRRDTVIYVIAPQMLRNIAAPLGNYFVSILKATPYLAVLAVPEMLGRAFDIASETYRYAEPLSVAALIFLALALVISHGVKRLERRLLAVGTR; translated from the coding sequence ATGGGATTTGATCTGGCTTTCGCCGTGTCCAGCCTGCCACGGATTCTAAGCGCGGCCGGAACGACCCTTGGTGTCGCGCTCGTCAGTTGCGTAGGGGCCGCTGCAATCGGCTTCTTCTTTGAGATGGTGCGCCGCGCCGGTGGGATTGCCGGCATCGCGATCGGCTTCGTGATCGACTTCATCCGGTCGACGCCTGTGCTGGCCTGGCTCTACTTTCTCTATTTCGTTCTACCCTTCTACGGCGTCCGCCTCGGCTCGATGACAGTCGGTATCCTAGGCCTCAGCCTCTATTACAGCGGCTATCTGGCCGAGGTTTTCAAAGCGGGGATCGACGCCATCCCGAAGGGTCAGCAGGAAGCGGCCCGGGCGCTGTCCTTGGGCCGGCGCGATACCGTCATCTATGTGATTGCGCCCCAAATGCTGCGCAACATTGCCGCCCCACTGGGCAACTACTTCGTCTCGATCCTCAAGGCGACGCCGTATCTGGCGGTACTGGCTGTTCCCGAAATGCTCGGACGCGCTTTCGACATCGCTTCCGAAACCTATCGCTACGCTGAGCCGCTGAGCGTGGCCGCGCTGATCTTCCTGGCGCTCGCCCTGGTCATTTCCCATGGCGTCAAGCGGCTGGAGCGGCGGCTGCTTGCAGTCGGCACACGATAG
- a CDS encoding tyrosine-type recombinase/integrase codes for MLTDAALKHLKPKDKIYKVTDRDGMYVLVTPSGTLTFRLDYRMNGRRETVTFGKYGPAGLSLARARELCIDAKRAISEGRSPAIEKQREKRRLLEAKSFGEFGEKWLTTAQMADSTRAMRRSIFERELLPRWRNRLLTEITPDDLRAHCGAIVDRGAPATAIHVRDILKQIYGFAILHGEKVANPADDVGPASIATFVPKDRSLSPTEIRVMLKLLEKVATLPTIRLGMRLYLQTMVRKSELQDATWDEIDFQNAVWTIPKERMKRSKAHNVYLSRQVLDIMIALKTCAGNSKYLLPSRYDADAPMSRATFNRVTYAVVEQAKKEGLPLEPFTVHDLRRTGSTLLNELGFNSDWIEKCLAHEDGRSSRGIYNKAEYEVQRRHMMQEWSDIVEAWVEGKKRMPVLIPPSMPLFAPDPALEQGESAVA; via the coding sequence ATGTTGACCGATGCAGCCCTTAAGCACCTGAAACCAAAAGACAAAATCTATAAGGTCACGGACCGGGACGGGATGTATGTGCTCGTGACGCCGTCGGGGACCCTCACTTTTCGCCTGGATTACCGTATGAATGGACGGCGCGAGACCGTCACCTTCGGCAAGTACGGGCCGGCTGGACTGTCGCTCGCTCGGGCGCGAGAGCTGTGCATCGACGCCAAGCGGGCAATTAGCGAGGGACGATCGCCCGCGATTGAAAAGCAGCGGGAGAAACGCCGTCTCCTGGAAGCGAAGAGCTTTGGCGAGTTCGGCGAGAAATGGCTGACCACAGCGCAGATGGCGGACAGCACACGCGCAATGCGCCGATCGATCTTCGAACGCGAGCTGCTCCCGCGGTGGCGCAACAGGCTCCTGACCGAGATCACGCCGGACGACCTGCGGGCACATTGCGGTGCCATCGTTGACCGCGGCGCACCGGCGACAGCGATCCACGTTCGCGACATCCTCAAACAGATCTACGGCTTCGCGATTCTGCACGGGGAGAAGGTCGCCAATCCGGCCGACGACGTGGGGCCGGCATCGATCGCGACATTCGTACCAAAAGATCGATCGCTCTCGCCGACCGAGATCAGGGTCATGCTCAAGCTGCTGGAAAAGGTGGCGACTTTGCCGACCATCAGGCTCGGCATGCGCCTCTATCTCCAGACCATGGTGCGCAAAAGCGAACTCCAGGATGCGACTTGGGACGAGATTGATTTTCAAAACGCGGTCTGGACGATTCCGAAGGAGCGGATGAAGCGCTCCAAGGCACACAATGTCTATCTGTCGCGCCAGGTACTGGACATCATGATCGCGTTGAAGACCTGCGCTGGCAATTCCAAGTACCTGCTCCCGTCACGCTATGACGCGGATGCGCCAATGTCGCGGGCGACGTTCAATCGCGTCACCTACGCGGTCGTCGAGCAAGCAAAGAAGGAGGGGCTGCCGCTGGAGCCGTTCACAGTGCACGACCTGCGAAGGACGGGCTCCACGCTGCTCAACGAACTGGGCTTCAACAGCGACTGGATAGAGAAGTGCTTGGCGCACGAGGATGGCCGATCCTCACGCGGCATTTACAACAAGGCGGAGTACGAAGTGCAGCGCCGCCATATGATGCAGGAATGGTCGGACATCGTCGAAGCCTGGGTCGAAGGAAAGAAGCGCATGCCGGTACTCATCCCGCCTTCGATGCCGCTGTTCGCGCCTGACCCGGCTCTCGAACAGGGCGAGTCCGCCGTTGCCTGA
- a CDS encoding helix-turn-helix transcriptional regulator translates to MAHRNDTPIKRTIRRQQLREIVPLADSTIYEMEQRGEFPRRFALSPRCVVWDLAEVETWLATRRSAPIARAQSPDVRQRRTRPVREPGQARTAASKAG, encoded by the coding sequence ATGGCTCACCGAAATGACACTCCAATCAAGCGGACCATACGTCGACAGCAACTTCGTGAAATCGTGCCCCTTGCCGACAGCACAATCTACGAAATGGAGCAGCGCGGAGAGTTTCCCCGACGCTTCGCTCTTTCACCCCGCTGCGTCGTCTGGGATCTGGCGGAGGTCGAAACCTGGTTGGCCACGCGCAGATCGGCGCCCATCGCCCGAGCGCAGTCGCCCGACGTCAGGCAACGGCGGACTCGCCCTGTTCGAGAGCCGGGTCAGGCGCGAACAGCGGCATCGAAGGCGGGATGA
- a CDS encoding sunset domain-containing protein: MDKIAIDLFGFSIQAEGLIPSCWPVASSGCCCAGPDFDPVVTQSLFTPFYSLRLTVGHRSVPNALQERGMGNVIDFRRHRGGTQPKAVHRHHENPAWLPRVAIAAAVAGLGAAAMFVGPVQLAGRFGLAAGCNIKGNIAIGGERIYHVPGQSYYSDTRVSPMRGERWFCSEADARAAGWRRSRI, translated from the coding sequence ATGGACAAGATAGCCATCGACCTCTTCGGGTTCAGTATCCAAGCAGAAGGGTTAATCCCATCCTGTTGGCCGGTTGCCTCGTCGGGCTGCTGTTGCGCCGGCCCAGATTTTGATCCGGTGGTAACTCAGAGCTTGTTTACCCCCTTTTATTCCCTCCGATTGACGGTTGGGCATCGGTCTGTTCCCAATGCCCTCCAGGAGCGCGGCATGGGCAACGTAATCGACTTCCGGCGACATCGAGGCGGCACGCAGCCCAAGGCTGTCCACCGACACCACGAGAACCCCGCGTGGCTGCCACGGGTTGCTATAGCCGCCGCCGTGGCGGGCCTGGGCGCCGCGGCGATGTTCGTCGGGCCCGTCCAACTGGCGGGCCGGTTTGGCCTAGCTGCGGGATGCAACATCAAGGGCAACATCGCGATCGGCGGCGAACGCATTTATCATGTGCCCGGCCAATCCTACTATTCCGATACACGGGTGAGCCCAATGCGCGGCGAGCGCTGGTTTTGCAGCGAAGCGGATGCCAGGGCGGCAGGCTGGCGTCGTTCCCGCATATGA
- a CDS encoding amino acid ABC transporter permease produces MSLFDIWLGILEGLGTTAAVTAYGLVFAVPFALAFGVAQYLTRGVARLLVTVVIEFWRSSAVIILLFVFYYALPVVGVTLSALTVSAMVLGLNAGGYASQAVRAGLQALPSGQREAGAALGLSRPAILLLIELPQALVAMSPTFVNTLIQLVKATALVSLVTLTDMTFRAKEIAQVENNPVAIYTALLLAFFVVCYPITLAGRWLEARIVSPGSRANGI; encoded by the coding sequence ATGAGCCTGTTCGACATCTGGCTGGGCATCCTGGAAGGGCTTGGTACCACCGCCGCGGTCACTGCCTATGGCCTGGTCTTCGCCGTCCCATTTGCGCTGGCGTTTGGCGTCGCTCAATATCTTACGCGCGGCGTCGCCCGACTGCTGGTCACGGTCGTCATCGAGTTCTGGCGCAGCTCCGCCGTCATCATCCTGCTGTTCGTCTTCTACTACGCGCTGCCTGTCGTCGGCGTCACCTTGTCGGCCCTGACGGTCAGCGCCATGGTTCTTGGTCTCAACGCCGGCGGCTATGCCAGCCAGGCGGTGCGCGCCGGTCTCCAGGCGCTCCCGTCGGGCCAGAGGGAGGCCGGCGCAGCCCTTGGCCTGTCGCGTCCGGCAATCCTTCTACTGATAGAATTGCCGCAGGCTCTGGTCGCGATGAGTCCGACCTTCGTCAACACGCTGATCCAGCTGGTGAAGGCGACGGCTCTGGTATCGCTCGTGACGCTGACCGACATGACCTTCCGTGCCAAGGAAATCGCGCAGGTCGAGAACAATCCTGTTGCGATCTACACGGCACTGCTCCTCGCCTTCTTCGTCGTTTGCTATCCGATCACGCTTGCCGGACGCTGGCTGGAGGCGCGGATTGTTTCACCAGGGAGCCGCGCCAATGGGATTTGA
- the ehuB gene encoding ectoine/hydroxyectoine ABC transporter substrate-binding protein EhuB gives MSVSIVTRIALLGMAAAALMVGSGAGGAYAETTKERVLREGRIVIGIHNRSPWGFRDDKTGEPTGWHPDILKAAFADLGVKNLEFQVTEFGALIPGLLAGRFDAVASGLAITPERCKQVAFGAPDLQAPDAAIVLAGNPKEIHGYADIAAHEEIIMGAGRGSVVTTNAKAAGVPESRMLLFPDIESNLSALRAGRIDTALMASPTVIGLLAGKGAEGLERAAPFDVGQAHTNFAAIAFRKEDVDLRAVYDEQLAKLKPTETFAAIMKKYGFGAPEAVPPGVTTADLCNRQP, from the coding sequence ATGAGCGTCTCGATCGTGACAAGGATAGCGTTGCTCGGGATGGCGGCGGCCGCACTCATGGTTGGAAGCGGCGCTGGCGGCGCCTATGCCGAAACGACCAAAGAGCGCGTCCTGCGGGAAGGCAGGATCGTCATTGGTATTCACAACCGCTCGCCTTGGGGCTTTCGCGACGACAAGACCGGCGAACCAACGGGATGGCATCCTGATATCCTAAAAGCCGCATTCGCCGACCTGGGCGTCAAGAACCTCGAATTCCAGGTAACCGAGTTTGGAGCCCTGATCCCGGGCCTCCTCGCGGGCCGCTTCGACGCCGTGGCATCGGGTCTCGCGATCACACCTGAGCGCTGCAAGCAGGTGGCCTTCGGCGCGCCGGACCTGCAGGCCCCGGACGCGGCGATCGTGCTGGCCGGCAATCCGAAGGAGATTCACGGCTATGCTGACATCGCCGCCCATGAAGAGATCATCATGGGCGCCGGACGCGGCAGCGTTGTCACCACCAACGCCAAGGCGGCCGGTGTGCCCGAGAGCCGCATGCTTTTGTTTCCGGATATCGAGTCGAATCTCTCCGCCCTGCGTGCCGGCCGCATAGACACCGCCCTTATGGCGTCGCCGACGGTCATCGGCCTTTTGGCGGGGAAGGGCGCAGAGGGGCTCGAACGTGCAGCGCCGTTCGACGTCGGACAAGCGCATACCAACTTCGCGGCGATCGCCTTCCGAAAGGAAGATGTCGATCTGCGCGCCGTCTACGATGAACAGCTTGCCAAGCTGAAACCCACCGAGACGTTCGCCGCCATCATGAAAAAATACGGCTTCGGCGCTCCGGAAGCCGTTCCTCCCGGTGTCACCACCGCCGACCTCTGCAACAGACAGCCATAG
- a CDS encoding MucR family transcriptional regulator, whose amino-acid sequence MERDQITSLTADIVSAYVSNNPVPAGELANLIGNVHKSLVAVSAGAQDAPAEPQKPAVPVKKSVHDDYIVCLEDGKKFKSLKRHLNVHYGMTPDEYRVKWGLPTDYPMVAPNYAAQRSELAKKLGLGRKKSVPAPTPAKRGRKKAIAGA is encoded by the coding sequence ATGGAGCGTGACCAGATAACTTCGCTCACCGCCGACATCGTGTCGGCTTACGTTTCCAACAATCCCGTGCCTGCTGGAGAGCTGGCCAACCTTATTGGCAATGTCCACAAATCGCTGGTCGCCGTGTCCGCGGGCGCACAGGACGCACCCGCCGAACCGCAAAAGCCGGCCGTCCCGGTGAAGAAGTCCGTCCATGACGACTACATCGTCTGCCTGGAGGACGGGAAGAAATTCAAGTCGCTGAAGCGCCACCTCAACGTCCACTACGGCATGACCCCGGACGAGTATCGCGTCAAATGGGGCCTGCCGACCGACTACCCAATGGTGGCGCCCAACTATGCCGCGCAGCGCTCGGAACTGGCAAAGAAGCTCGGCCTCGGACGCAAGAAATCCGTGCCCGCGCCGACACCGGCGAAGCGCGGCCGCAAGAAGGCCATCGCAGGCGCCTGA
- a CDS encoding ArdC family protein has product MARAQQKFDVHQEITNRIVAALETAGEFQLPWIRNKGGSVKRPVNIASAKAYNGVNIVSLWVSAQASDYPSNLWGTYLQWQERGCQVRRGEKSSLVVVYKKLEFVETNEKTGESVNAERLMARASFVFNAAQIDGFNTASTEPLPDEPTFDPIARAEAFARATGAKIEEGGDRACYIPSLDIIRMPARKRFTGTETTTPAEGYYSTLCHELVHYSGAKHRLDRDLTGRFGTESYAVEELVAELGAAFLCGDLGITPEPRVDHAQYIASWLKTLKDDKKAVFTAASKASEAANWLLAQGG; this is encoded by the coding sequence ATGGCCCGCGCCCAGCAGAAATTCGACGTCCATCAGGAGATCACGAACCGCATCGTAGCCGCGCTCGAAACCGCCGGCGAATTCCAGCTTCCCTGGATCCGCAACAAGGGCGGCTCGGTGAAGCGCCCCGTCAACATCGCCAGCGCAAAAGCCTACAACGGCGTCAACATCGTCTCGCTGTGGGTGAGCGCGCAGGCGAGCGACTACCCCTCAAATCTCTGGGGCACCTACCTCCAGTGGCAGGAGCGTGGCTGCCAGGTCCGCCGCGGCGAGAAATCGTCGCTGGTTGTCGTCTACAAGAAGCTGGAATTCGTCGAGACTAACGAGAAGACCGGCGAGAGCGTGAACGCCGAGCGGCTGATGGCGCGGGCGAGCTTCGTGTTCAACGCGGCGCAGATCGACGGTTTCAACACCGCCTCGACCGAGCCGCTTCCCGACGAACCCACCTTCGATCCGATCGCGCGGGCCGAAGCCTTCGCCAGGGCCACGGGCGCGAAGATCGAGGAGGGCGGCGACCGCGCCTGTTATATCCCCTCACTTGACATCATCCGCATGCCGGCCCGGAAGCGCTTCACCGGCACTGAGACCACGACACCTGCGGAAGGGTACTACTCGACCCTCTGTCACGAACTGGTTCACTATTCGGGCGCGAAGCACCGGCTCGACCGCGATCTGACCGGCCGCTTTGGCACCGAGAGCTATGCCGTCGAGGAGCTCGTCGCCGAACTCGGCGCGGCGTTCCTGTGTGGCGACCTCGGCATCACGCCCGAACCCCGCGTCGACCATGCCCAATACATCGCGAGCTGGCTCAAAACCCTCAAGGACGACAAGAAGGCCGTGTTCACCGCGGCGTCGAAGGCGTCGGAAGCCGCGAACTGGCTCCTTGCCCAGGGTGGATGA
- a CDS encoding amino acid ABC transporter ATP-binding protein, whose protein sequence is MLAHSEIIVGIEGLNKWFGALHVLNDIDLDVASGARVVVCGPSGSGKSTLIRCINGLESYQEGTLRLAGTTLGLNGRETAAARRQTGMVFQSFNLFPHLTVLSNCTLALRRVTGRSRSEAEDIAMAHLEKVRIPEKAMSYPAQLSGGQQQRVAIARALCLNPRIMLFDEPTSALDPEMIKEVLDVIVALARDGMTMVCVTHEMGFAREVADQVVFMDGGRILDRAPARDFFGASGHPRSRLFLETILKH, encoded by the coding sequence ATGCTCGCACATTCGGAAATCATCGTCGGCATCGAGGGCCTCAACAAATGGTTTGGCGCGCTCCACGTGCTGAACGACATCGATCTCGACGTGGCAAGCGGCGCGCGCGTCGTCGTGTGCGGCCCGTCAGGCTCGGGGAAATCGACCCTCATCCGCTGTATCAACGGTCTCGAGAGCTACCAGGAGGGGACACTTCGCCTCGCGGGAACGACGCTCGGCCTTAATGGCCGTGAGACGGCCGCCGCGCGCCGCCAGACCGGCATGGTGTTCCAGAGTTTCAACCTGTTTCCGCACCTGACCGTGCTGTCCAACTGCACGCTGGCCCTACGCCGTGTCACCGGCAGAAGCCGCAGCGAGGCCGAGGACATCGCCATGGCGCATCTGGAAAAGGTCAGGATTCCGGAGAAAGCCATGTCATATCCCGCGCAACTCTCGGGAGGTCAGCAGCAGCGTGTGGCGATCGCGCGCGCGCTCTGCCTCAATCCCCGCATCATGCTCTTTGACGAACCGACATCGGCGCTCGATCCGGAAATGATCAAGGAGGTGCTGGACGTCATTGTCGCACTTGCCCGCGACGGCATGACGATGGTCTGCGTCACCCATGAGATGGGCTTCGCCCGTGAAGTGGCCGACCAGGTCGTCTTCATGGACGGCGGGCGTATCCTCGACCGCGCGCCGGCGCGCGACTTCTTCGGCGCATCCGGGCATCCCCGCTCGCGCCTGTTCCTGGAAACGATCCTGAAGCATTGA
- a CDS encoding GNAT family N-acetyltransferase: MAVSLRPISLDDQTLVAGITVDPDTESYSGGPISDVFDQLRASPPRQHAFAVVDGDRVVGFIVAREEAALPAWAEKGCMTLNNLRIDRHLQGRGYGKAAIRLAAQWIARERPAITHVMSSVNVDNLAALHLNLACGLTPTGQIVEGRFGRQRIMIAPIQRLCIDQQGSTSTRSL; this comes from the coding sequence ATGGCAGTCTCGTTGCGCCCGATCAGTCTCGATGATCAAACTCTTGTCGCCGGCATCACCGTTGATCCTGACACGGAGTCCTATTCCGGCGGACCCATCAGCGATGTCTTCGATCAACTGCGAGCCTCGCCGCCCCGCCAGCATGCCTTTGCGGTTGTCGATGGCGACAGGGTCGTGGGATTCATCGTCGCACGCGAAGAGGCAGCCCTGCCCGCCTGGGCGGAAAAAGGCTGCATGACGTTGAACAACCTGCGGATCGACAGGCACCTCCAGGGCCGCGGCTACGGAAAGGCCGCCATCCGCCTCGCCGCACAATGGATCGCACGAGAGCGGCCGGCCATCACACATGTCATGTCGAGCGTGAACGTCGACAATCTCGCGGCGCTCCACCTGAACCTTGCCTGCGGACTGACGCCCACGGGACAGATTGTCGAGGGCCGGTTTGGGCGTCAAAGAATCATGATTGCTCCGATCCAGCGCCTTTGCATTGATCAGCAGGGATCGACGTCGACGAGGAGCTTGTAA
- a CDS encoding succinylglutamate desuccinylase/aspartoacylase family protein: protein MTGYTQVWSPLDFEADGKQCDWLRAPYSTDLSGYGVVPIPIVCIRNGKGPTALLMAGSHGDEYEGQVALAALAREVDPADVRGRIIILPALNAPAVEAGRRVSPLDEGNLNRSFPGDSVGGPTAMIAHYVTTVLLPMADLAIDLHAGGRSCDYLPCALIRSGGTEKEQRELADLAAAFGAPVTSISDGSGGGGRTTFSAVGQGRGVPVLTAELGGRAALSREGLAIAERGLRRVLKRYGILPDIETDAATPTRFMRVRGRGAFVYAVRKGLFEPAVDLGAVVQACELAGVIHAVDRPWQTPEPVAFTEHGMVACRRAPTLTVPGDCLYKLLVDVDPC, encoded by the coding sequence ATGACGGGGTACACACAGGTTTGGTCGCCGCTCGACTTCGAGGCGGATGGAAAACAATGTGATTGGCTGCGCGCACCCTATTCGACGGACCTGTCGGGCTATGGCGTGGTGCCGATCCCCATCGTGTGCATCAGGAACGGCAAGGGTCCCACGGCCCTTCTCATGGCTGGCAGCCATGGCGACGAATATGAAGGACAGGTCGCGCTTGCCGCCCTGGCTCGTGAAGTCGACCCGGCCGATGTGAGGGGCCGGATCATCATCCTGCCCGCACTCAACGCGCCCGCCGTCGAGGCCGGTCGGCGCGTCTCGCCGCTTGACGAGGGCAACCTCAACAGATCCTTCCCGGGAGATTCGGTTGGTGGACCGACTGCGATGATTGCGCATTACGTCACCACGGTTCTCCTCCCCATGGCGGACCTTGCCATCGACCTCCACGCAGGCGGACGATCATGTGACTACCTGCCATGCGCCCTGATCAGAAGCGGAGGAACCGAGAAGGAGCAACGCGAGCTTGCCGACCTCGCGGCCGCATTCGGCGCCCCGGTCACTTCCATCAGCGACGGTTCCGGAGGCGGCGGCAGGACCACGTTCTCGGCAGTCGGCCAAGGTCGTGGGGTGCCTGTCCTCACTGCCGAGCTCGGCGGCCGCGCAGCCCTGTCGCGCGAGGGGCTGGCCATCGCCGAACGGGGACTGCGGCGGGTCCTGAAGCGGTATGGTATACTGCCTGACATCGAGACCGACGCTGCTACGCCGACTCGTTTCATGCGGGTCCGGGGTCGCGGGGCTTTCGTCTACGCCGTGCGCAAGGGTTTGTTTGAACCGGCGGTCGATCTTGGCGCGGTCGTGCAAGCTTGTGAGCTTGCGGGTGTCATCCATGCCGTCGATCGGCCATGGCAGACGCCGGAGCCGGTCGCGTTCACCGAGCACGGGATGGTTGCCTGCCGCCGCGCGCCCACGCTCACCGTGCCGGGCGATTGCCTTTACAAGCTCCTCGTCGACGTCGATCCCTGCTGA
- the guaA gene encoding glutamine-hydrolyzing GMP synthase: protein MTAHTDSILIIDFGSQVTQLIARRVREAGVYCEIHPFQNAEAAFEKLQPKGVIFSGGPASVTTEGSPRAPQAVFDAGVPILGICYGQQTLATQLGGTVEGGHAAEFGRADVEIKKASPLFDGFWQVGGRYPVWMSHGDRVTKLPDGFEVIATSENAPFAIAADEKRHYYSTMFHPEVVHTPDGAKLLSNFVHKIVGLKSDWTMSAYRAEMIRKIRDQVGTERVICGLSGGVDSSVAAVLIHEAIGDQLTCIYVDHGLMRLGESEQVVGMFRDHYNIPLVHVDASDLFLTQLAGVSDPEVKRKTIGRLFIEVFEAEAGKIAADGKGAPKFLAQGTLYPDVIESVSFSGGPSVTIKSHHNVGGLPERMNMQLVEPLRELFKDEVRALGRELGLPESFIGRHPFPGPGLAIRCPGGVTREKLDILRKADAIYLEEIRKAGLYDTIWQAFAVLLPVQTVGVMGDYRTYDFVCALRAVTSVDGMTADFYPYDMNFLGRTATRIINEVRGINRVVYDVTSKPPGTIEWE, encoded by the coding sequence ATGACAGCCCATACCGACTCCATTCTCATTATCGACTTCGGCAGCCAGGTCACGCAGCTGATCGCGAGGCGGGTGCGCGAGGCGGGTGTCTACTGCGAGATACACCCTTTCCAGAACGCTGAGGCTGCGTTCGAGAAGCTGCAGCCGAAGGGCGTCATCTTCTCCGGCGGCCCGGCCTCGGTGACCACCGAGGGCAGCCCGCGCGCGCCACAGGCCGTGTTTGACGCCGGCGTGCCGATCCTCGGCATCTGCTACGGCCAGCAGACGCTTGCGACACAGCTCGGCGGCACGGTGGAGGGCGGGCATGCCGCCGAGTTCGGCCGGGCGGACGTCGAGATCAAGAAGGCGAGCCCGCTGTTCGACGGCTTCTGGCAGGTCGGCGGCCGCTATCCGGTGTGGATGAGCCACGGCGACCGGGTCACCAAGCTGCCCGACGGCTTCGAGGTGATCGCCACGTCCGAGAACGCGCCCTTCGCCATCGCGGCGGACGAGAAGCGGCATTACTATTCCACCATGTTCCACCCCGAAGTGGTCCACACGCCCGACGGCGCGAAGCTGCTGTCGAACTTCGTGCATAAGATCGTCGGGCTGAAGTCGGACTGGACGATGTCGGCCTACCGCGCCGAGATGATCCGCAAGATCCGCGACCAGGTCGGCACCGAGCGCGTGATCTGCGGCCTGTCCGGCGGTGTCGATTCCTCGGTCGCCGCGGTGCTGATCCACGAGGCGATCGGCGACCAGCTGACCTGCATCTATGTCGACCACGGTCTGATGCGCCTGGGAGAGAGCGAGCAGGTAGTCGGCATGTTCCGCGACCACTACAACATCCCGCTCGTCCATGTGGACGCGTCCGACCTCTTCCTTACCCAGCTCGCCGGCGTCAGCGACCCTGAGGTGAAGCGCAAGACGATCGGCCGCCTGTTCATCGAGGTGTTCGAGGCCGAGGCCGGCAAGATCGCCGCAGACGGCAAGGGCGCGCCGAAGTTCCTCGCACAGGGCACCCTCTATCCCGACGTGATCGAGAGCGTCTCGTTCTCCGGCGGCCCCTCGGTGACGATCAAGAGCCATCACAATGTCGGCGGCCTGCCCGAGCGGATGAACATGCAGCTCGTGGAGCCCTTGCGCGAACTGTTCAAGGACGAGGTACGGGCGCTCGGCCGCGAACTCGGCTTGCCGGAGAGCTTCATCGGCCGTCATCCCTTCCCGGGCCCCGGCCTCGCCATCCGCTGCCCCGGCGGCGTGACGCGCGAAAAGCTCGACATCCTGCGCAAGGCCGACGCGATCTACCTGGAGGAAATCCGCAAGGCCGGCCTCTACGACACGATCTGGCAGGCCTTCGCGGTGCTGCTGCCGGTGCAGACCGTCGGCGTGATGGGCGACTACCGCACCTACGATTTCGTCTGCGCACTCCGCGCCGTCACCTCCGTCGACGGCATGACGGCCGATTTCTATCCCTACGACATGAATTTCCTCGGCCGCACGGCGACGCGCATCATCAACGAGGTGCGAGGGATCAACCGCGTCGTCTACGACGTGACGAGCAAGCCGCCCGGGACGATCGAGTGGGAATGA